Proteins encoded within one genomic window of Oncorhynchus tshawytscha isolate Ot180627B linkage group LG02, Otsh_v2.0, whole genome shotgun sequence:
- the LOC112238365 gene encoding GTPase IMAP family member 5, producing MSSDETSRNSDRSMCQPIKFNRTSVKWSQQVETEYSLYTVASADSEIDLYGSGLHINQSPTVEDPLPALGQMQDSRIVHGTRLDCTICVQHSDEAVKFCQDCKATFCENHVRDHYQAPGLMKHTLVEATEGRKTVPNVDHHVHETYVETEQTATQVCSWKTAFFISLLGILILVLALVGLVCYTRLCVTVHGSEVELQQRIVLLGKSGSEKRASGNTILGREAFRVEASPSYGPQCEEQDAVVGRNNITMINTPDVLASEEVAGKVAQCINISTPHMFLLVIRLCNWCTEEEKKTVKWMNENFEEEALKYTMVLFTGGDQLEGKPVEEYLKDNSDSLKLLSMCGGRHHVFINKEKNDLTQVTELLEKIDRLLNENRGYYHVTNILTRREEEIRRREEALRKILEQEVRKRDAAIATIREEEEKRRETEERKVCEGEDEGRKVIDNLALKVSGSKMYVGVTVITMIILIVL from the exons ATGAGCTCGGATGAAACGAG CAGGAACAGTGATCGGTCCATGTGTCAACCAATAAAGTTCAACCGTACCTCTGTGAAATG GAGCCAACAGGTGGAGACAGAGTACTCACTGTATACAGTCGCCTCAGCAGACAGTGAGATTGATTTATATGGATCTGGTCTTCATATAAATCAgag CCCTACGGTTGAGGACCCTCTGCCTGCTTTAGGCCAGATGCAGGATAGCAGAATAGTACATGGTACCAGACTGGACTGTACCATATGTGTGCAGCACAGTGACGAAGCTGTGAAGTTCTGCCAGGACTGCAAGGCTACTTTCTGTGAGAACCATGTTAGAGACCACTACCAGGCCCCGGGACTGATGAAACACACATTGGTGGAGGCCACTGAAGGAAGGAAAACTGTTCCAAATGTAGACCATCACGTCCATGAAACATATGTTGAAACAGAACAAACTGCGACTCAG GTCTGCTCATGGAAAACAGCCTTCTTCATCAGTCTTCTGGGGATTCTCATACTGGTACTTGCCCTGGTAGGACTTGTATGTTATACACGATTGTGTGTCACTGTACACG GGTCTGAGGTGGAATTACAGCAACGGATTGTTCTGCTGGGGAAGTCTGGATCAGAGAAGAGAGCATCAGGAAACACCATCCTGGGAAGAGAGGCCTTTAGAGTGGAGGCTTCACCTTCGTATGGGCCACAGTGTGAGGAACAAGATGCTGTTGTGGGCCGAAATAACATAACTATGATTAACACCCCAGATGTGTTGGCATCTGAGGAAGTTGCAGGTAAAGTAGCTCAATGCATCAACATCTCAACACCTCACATGTTCCTGCTGGTGATCAGGTTGTGCAACTGGTGcacagaagaggagaagaaaacgGTCAAATGGATGAATGAGAACTTTGAGGAGGAGGCCCTTAAATACACCATGGTGCTGTTCACTGGTGGAGACCAGCTAGAAGGGAAACCAGTGGAGGAGTATCTAAAGGACAACAGTGATTCCCTAAAGCTTCTCAGTATGTGTGGTGGTAGACATCACGTCTTCATTAACAAAGAAAAGAATGACCTCACTCAGGTCACAGAGCTGCTGGAGAAGATAGACAGACTATTGAATGAGAATAGGGGATACTATCATGTGACAAACATCTTGACCCGGAGGGAAGAGGAgatcaggaggagggaggaggctcTGAGAAAGATACTGGAACAGGAGGTTAGAAAGAGGGATGCAGCCATAGCAAcgataagagaggaggaggagaaaaggagggagactGAAGAGAGAAAAGTCTGTGAGGGGgaagatgaagggaggaaggtCATTGATAATCTGGCATTGAAAGTCTCAGGCTCAAAAATGTATGTAGGAGTAACAGTGATCACAATGATCATACTGATTGTCCTTTAA